One region of Macrobrachium rosenbergii isolate ZJJX-2024 chromosome 20, ASM4041242v1, whole genome shotgun sequence genomic DNA includes:
- the LOC136849252 gene encoding uncharacterized protein: MDSESYLMKIIRSGSKNTEDSLYLQTTIGKGIRWPIALLISTVITVLVVILCMVWRHIRRPLPATTRQDTRFDQYVGDPQVIVSSSSPPEESSIKKVGPNQLLTSSVFVENNPETYNPRRSKSEQDLAWDKDDLFFPKRKVSWAPSNSAKHVRGVTKKERRHSEMTPRLSPIDFPEAHWSFSVSSLSTVINTSPNDVAVESDAAIIKVNKPSQLHLQISKTIAVLDDLNKSLQENHGNNPDTPPLLTEPVTSTPVPIPHDKNKRNRHHYKFFKPLVKNSEINTNYVRSPSSLDAKTLDELEHLLDEPF, translated from the exons ATGGATTCGGAATCGTATCTGATGAAGATCATACGATCAGGGTCAAAAAACACAGAAGATTCGTTATACCTACAAACAACTATTGGAAAGGGTATACGTTGGCCTATTGCGTTGCTCATATCAACAGTGATAACGGTCCTAGTCGTGATCTTGTGCATGGTTTGGAGGCATATTAGGCGACCCTTGCCCGCCACAACGCGTCAAGACACAAG attCGATCAATACGTTGGTGACCCGCAAGTAATTGTGAGTTCTTCCAGTCCACCCGAGGAAAGCAGTATAAAGAAAGTAGGTCCTAATCAGCTATTGACTTCTAGCGTTTTCGTGGAAAATAACCCCGAGACATATAACCCTCGTCGGTCGAAGTCCGAACAAGACTTGGCTTGGGATAAAGATGATTTGTTTTTCCCCAAGAGGAAGGTTTCTTGGGCGCCTTCGAACAGCGCCAAGCACGTCCGAGGTGTTACTAAAAAGGAGAGGAGACATTCGGAAATGACCCCTCGTCTGAGCCCTATCGATTTCCCTGAGGCCCATTGGAGTTTCTCTGTCTCCAGCCTGTCGACTGTTATCAATACCAGCCCAAATGACGTTGCTGTGGAAAGTGACGCTGCGATTATCAAGGTGAACAAGCCGTCACAGCTACATCTGCAGATTTCGAAGACGATCGCTGTTCTGGACGACCTCAACAAGAGTCTGCAAGAGAACCACGGCAATAATCCAGACACGCCTCCCCTTCTGACAGAACCCGTTACGTCAACTCCAGTTCCGATCCCACACGACAAGAACAAGAGGAATCGACACCACTACAAGTTTTTCAAACCCCTGGTCAAAAACTCTGAGATTAACACGAACTATGTTCGAAGTCCTTCTAGTCTGGATGCCAAAACCCTCGATGAGTTAGAGCATTTGCTCGACGAAccattttga